The following proteins are co-located in the Longimicrobium sp. genome:
- a CDS encoding PIG-L family deacetylase, producing MMRRRIPVAILAAAVTLAAAPRPAPAQDAGSEYRGAAALGLSLRRLGVSKRVLMVGAHPDDEDTQLLARLALQEGADVAYLSLTRGEGGQNGIGPELGAGLGLLRTEELLAARRVDGAEQFFSRAYDFGFSKSADEAFRHWPREELLRDVVRVIRQYRPDVIVTVFSGTPRDGHGQHQVSAMVAHDAFTAAGDPARFPEQIAQGLRPHHAAKLYQSLRGRADGATVQVRVGELDPLIGRSPFQQAMASRSRHRSQDMGAPELPGARTNYLRRVFPEGAGPEPSIWAGIDTTFAPSERPESAAARGLLRYHQSVEALRARFNPLEPSALAAGLADALVTLRQARAAIPASNGTADLVFAIDEEIRQAQAAAMQAAGVVVDAVASDARIAPGEAFTLDLTVWNGGPGPLSVRVLQPELPAGWNAAPVDSASRPAGSVIAPGELYVRRFRVTVPADAALTEPYFLRQPLEGDLYRWPRNDSALAHPFEHAPVRARAEVVMGARGADAAMETVADATFREVDPRQGELRRPVMMVPAVSVLLDPPARVLSTASGRPLEYTVRLASEAPAGISGTLRLDVPEGWRIREGAVPVRFTRPGEVREVRFTIHTPAGTVAGDYPVAAVFQAEDGRRFTRGVQMIDYPHVRARPLYHAATSRVRAFDVRVPAGLRVAYIEGAGEEGPRFLQNLGITPELLDADDLAEGDLSRFDVIVAGSRAYEVRTDLMAHNQRLLDWLARGGTMIVQYNKYEIVEGRFTPYPITMARPHGRVTDEASPVRTIDPAHPVLTAPNRIGPADWEGWVQERGLYFAQTWDPAYTPVLEMGDPGDALRGGLLVARHGQGTYVYTGLAFFRQFPEGVPGAYRLFANLLALGAREGAATPRRP from the coding sequence ATGATGAGACGCCGCATTCCCGTCGCGATCCTTGCCGCGGCCGTCACGCTGGCGGCCGCGCCCCGTCCCGCCCCCGCGCAGGACGCCGGCTCCGAGTACCGCGGAGCCGCGGCGCTGGGGCTTTCGCTGCGCCGCCTGGGCGTCAGCAAGCGCGTGCTGATGGTGGGCGCGCACCCCGACGACGAAGACACCCAGCTCCTGGCCCGCTTGGCGCTGCAGGAAGGCGCCGACGTCGCGTACCTGTCGCTGACGCGCGGCGAGGGCGGGCAGAACGGCATCGGGCCGGAGCTGGGCGCGGGGCTGGGGCTGCTGCGCACCGAAGAGCTGCTGGCCGCCCGCCGCGTGGACGGCGCGGAGCAGTTCTTCAGCCGCGCGTACGACTTCGGCTTCAGCAAGTCGGCCGACGAGGCCTTTCGCCACTGGCCGCGCGAGGAGCTGCTGCGCGACGTGGTGCGGGTGATCCGCCAGTACCGGCCCGACGTCATCGTCACCGTGTTCAGCGGAACGCCGCGCGACGGCCACGGGCAGCACCAGGTGTCGGCCATGGTGGCGCACGACGCGTTCACCGCCGCGGGCGATCCCGCGCGCTTTCCCGAGCAGATCGCCCAGGGGCTGCGCCCGCATCACGCGGCCAAGCTGTACCAGTCGCTGCGCGGGCGTGCGGACGGCGCCACGGTGCAGGTGCGCGTCGGGGAGTTGGACCCGCTGATCGGCCGGTCGCCCTTTCAGCAGGCCATGGCCAGCCGTTCGCGCCACCGCTCGCAGGACATGGGCGCGCCGGAACTGCCGGGTGCCCGCACCAACTACCTGCGCCGCGTCTTTCCCGAGGGCGCCGGGCCGGAGCCGTCCATCTGGGCGGGCATCGACACCACCTTCGCCCCCAGCGAGCGTCCCGAGTCCGCCGCCGCGCGCGGGCTGCTGCGCTATCACCAGTCGGTGGAGGCGCTGCGGGCGCGGTTCAACCCGCTGGAGCCGTCTGCCTTGGCCGCCGGCCTCGCGGACGCGCTCGTCACGCTCCGGCAGGCGCGCGCGGCCATCCCGGCGAGCAACGGCACGGCGGACCTGGTGTTCGCCATCGACGAAGAGATCCGCCAGGCCCAGGCCGCGGCCATGCAGGCGGCGGGTGTGGTGGTGGATGCGGTGGCGAGCGACGCACGCATCGCCCCGGGCGAGGCGTTCACGCTGGACCTGACGGTGTGGAATGGCGGCCCGGGCCCCCTCAGCGTCCGCGTCCTGCAGCCGGAGCTTCCAGCGGGGTGGAACGCCGCGCCGGTGGACTCCGCCTCGCGTCCCGCGGGATCCGTCATCGCCCCGGGCGAGCTGTACGTCCGCCGTTTCCGTGTGACGGTGCCGGCGGACGCGGCGCTCACCGAGCCGTACTTCCTGCGCCAGCCGCTGGAAGGCGACCTGTACCGCTGGCCGCGGAACGACTCCGCGCTCGCCCATCCCTTCGAGCACGCCCCGGTGCGGGCGCGCGCCGAAGTCGTCATGGGCGCGCGGGGCGCGGACGCGGCGATGGAAACCGTGGCGGACGCCACGTTCCGCGAGGTCGATCCGCGCCAGGGCGAGCTGCGGCGGCCGGTGATGATGGTGCCCGCCGTGTCGGTGCTTCTCGATCCGCCGGCGCGCGTGCTGTCGACCGCATCGGGCCGGCCGCTGGAGTACACGGTGCGGCTCGCGTCCGAGGCGCCGGCGGGGATCAGCGGCACGCTGCGGCTGGACGTTCCCGAGGGCTGGAGGATTCGCGAGGGCGCCGTGCCGGTGCGCTTCACCCGGCCGGGCGAGGTGCGCGAGGTGCGCTTCACCATCCACACGCCCGCGGGCACGGTGGCGGGAGACTATCCGGTCGCCGCCGTCTTCCAGGCGGAGGACGGGCGCCGCTTCACCCGCGGCGTGCAGATGATCGACTATCCGCACGTGCGCGCCCGGCCGCTGTACCACGCCGCCACGTCGCGCGTGCGGGCGTTCGACGTGCGCGTGCCCGCGGGGCTGCGCGTGGCCTACATCGAGGGCGCGGGCGAGGAGGGGCCGCGGTTCCTGCAGAACCTGGGCATCACCCCCGAGCTGCTGGATGCGGACGACCTGGCCGAGGGAGACCTGTCGCGCTTCGACGTGATCGTGGCCGGCAGCCGCGCGTACGAGGTGCGCACGGACCTGATGGCGCACAACCAGCGTCTGCTGGACTGGCTTGCGCGCGGCGGCACGATGATCGTGCAGTACAACAAGTACGAGATCGTGGAGGGGCGGTTTACGCCGTACCCCATCACCATGGCGCGCCCGCACGGCCGGGTGACGGACGAGGCCTCGCCGGTGCGCACCATCGACCCCGCGCATCCCGTGCTGACCGCGCCCAACCGCATCGGGCCGGCGGACTGGGAGGGATGGGTGCAGGAGCGCGGGCTGTACTTCGCCCAGACGTGGGACCCGGCGTACACGCCCGTGCTGGAGATGGGCGACCCCGGCGATGCGCTGCGCGGCGGGCTGCTGGTGGCGCGGCACGGGCAGGGAACGTACGTGTACACGGGGCTGGCGTTCTTCCGCCAGTTTCCGGAGGGCGTGCCCGGCGCCTATCGCCTGTTCGCCAACCTGCTGGCGCTGGGCGCCCGGGAAGGCGCGGCCACACCCCGCAGACCTTGA
- a CDS encoding ATPase domain-containing protein, producing the protein MDTGTPRRPTGLPGLDEVLHGGLVPERAYLVRGGPGTGKTTLGLHFLLTGVALGERALLITLESSETQLRSDAEAQGLDLSGISFLDLSPTREFFAQNQSYDIFSPADVERDPTTRQIVETIEGLKPQRVFVDAVTTLRYLAPDAFQFRKQALSFVRYLVEHGATVLLSSEPTDSVPDDDLRFMSDGIIDLEISAEHGVLRRYLSVSKLRGSDFEGGRHSMRLTAAGMEVYPRLVPAAHERPFDPEPIPSGIGELDEMLCGGIERGTITILSGPSGVGKTTLGMQFMKEAATRGERSVVYAFEEGLETLLHRCDNVGISVRDMMADGSLHVVEIEPLRFSPGEFALMVRREVEDRGVRIVMIDGVSGYRLTLAGDDLVTHLHSLGRYLKNMGVTVLLVNETDSITGDFRATDIGVSYLCDNLIFLRYLEMGGELRKAVGVLKKRLSDFAKTLREIEVTCDGVQVGAPLVGLRGVLTGMPERVSHDEPARE; encoded by the coding sequence GTGGATACCGGCACTCCGCGGCGCCCAACGGGGCTGCCTGGCCTCGACGAAGTGCTTCATGGAGGCCTGGTGCCGGAACGCGCGTACCTGGTGCGCGGCGGCCCCGGCACCGGCAAGACCACGCTGGGGCTTCACTTCCTGCTCACCGGCGTGGCGCTGGGCGAGCGGGCGCTGCTGATCACCCTGGAGTCGTCGGAAACGCAGCTTCGCAGCGACGCGGAAGCGCAGGGGCTGGACCTGTCGGGCATCTCCTTCCTGGACCTGAGCCCCACCCGCGAGTTCTTCGCCCAGAACCAGAGCTACGACATCTTTTCCCCGGCCGACGTGGAGCGCGACCCCACCACGCGGCAGATCGTGGAAACCATCGAGGGGCTCAAGCCGCAGCGGGTGTTCGTCGACGCGGTCACCACGCTCCGCTACCTGGCCCCCGACGCCTTCCAGTTCCGCAAGCAGGCGCTGTCGTTCGTCCGCTACCTGGTGGAGCACGGCGCCACGGTGCTGCTGAGCTCCGAACCCACCGACAGCGTTCCCGACGACGACCTGCGCTTCATGAGCGACGGGATCATCGACCTCGAAATCTCTGCCGAGCACGGCGTGCTGCGCCGGTACCTGAGCGTCAGCAAGCTGCGCGGGTCTGACTTCGAGGGCGGCCGCCACTCCATGCGCCTGACCGCGGCCGGCATGGAGGTGTACCCGCGCCTGGTGCCCGCCGCGCACGAGCGGCCCTTCGATCCCGAGCCCATCCCCTCCGGCATCGGCGAGCTGGACGAGATGCTGTGCGGGGGCATCGAGCGCGGCACCATCACCATCCTGAGCGGCCCCAGCGGTGTGGGAAAGACCACGCTGGGCATGCAGTTCATGAAGGAGGCGGCCACCCGCGGCGAGCGCTCGGTGGTGTACGCGTTCGAGGAGGGGCTGGAGACGCTGCTCCACCGCTGCGACAACGTGGGCATCTCCGTGCGTGACATGATGGCCGACGGGTCGCTCCACGTGGTGGAGATCGAGCCGCTGCGCTTTTCGCCCGGCGAGTTCGCGCTGATGGTGCGCCGCGAGGTGGAAGACCGCGGGGTGCGGATCGTGATGATCGACGGCGTCTCGGGATACCGACTCACGCTGGCCGGCGACGACCTGGTGACGCACCTGCACTCGCTGGGGCGCTACCTGAAGAACATGGGCGTCACCGTGCTGCTGGTGAACGAAACCGATTCGATCACCGGCGACTTCCGCGCGACCGACATCGGCGTCAGCTACCTGTGCGACAACCTCATCTTCCTTCGCTACCTGGAGATGGGGGGCGAGCTGCGCAAGGCGGTGGGCGTGCTGAAGAAGCGGCTCAGCGACTTCGCCAAGACGCTGAGGGAAATCGAGGTCACCTGCGACGGGGTGCAGGTGGGCGCCCCCCTCGTGGGGCTTCGCGGCGTGCTGACCGGCATGCCGGAGCGGGTGAGCCACGACGAGCCCGCGCGCGAATGA
- a CDS encoding ABC transporter ATP-binding protein — protein sequence MLDGLTRRFGETTAVDAVSLQVPAGEFLTLLGPSGCGKTTTLRMIAGFEHPTAGRIVLGGREVTALPPQKRDVGMVFQNYALFPHLDVWENVAFGLKSRGDRKDVVGPRVERALGLVELAGHGKRKVQELSGGQQQRVALARALAPEPPLLLLDEPLSNLDAALRERTRDELRALLKSLGMTAIFVTHDQEEAFALSDRIAVMERGRLQQVGSPEELYGSPANAFVASFLGRANFLDATVDSGDGDRAVCRLAGGAAWTAALSADAPRAPGAPLRVMVRPEGLELAGTDAAGALPGRVLDRRYAGSATFYRVALDGGPEVLIHGRPHEASAGDAVRVALHPRAEPVAYPVEAR from the coding sequence GTGCTGGACGGCCTCACCCGCCGGTTTGGCGAGACGACGGCGGTGGATGCGGTGTCGCTGCAGGTGCCCGCGGGCGAGTTCCTGACGCTGCTGGGCCCCTCCGGCTGCGGAAAGACGACGACGCTGCGGATGATCGCCGGCTTCGAGCATCCCACGGCGGGCCGCATCGTCCTGGGCGGGCGCGAGGTGACGGCCCTGCCGCCGCAGAAGCGCGACGTGGGGATGGTCTTTCAGAACTACGCGCTGTTCCCCCACCTGGACGTGTGGGAGAACGTGGCGTTCGGCCTCAAGTCGCGCGGCGACCGCAAGGACGTCGTGGGGCCGCGGGTGGAGCGGGCGCTGGGGCTGGTGGAGCTGGCCGGCCACGGCAAGCGCAAGGTGCAGGAGCTGTCCGGCGGGCAGCAGCAGCGCGTGGCGCTGGCCCGCGCGCTGGCGCCCGAGCCGCCGCTGCTGCTGCTCGACGAGCCGCTGAGCAACCTGGACGCCGCCCTGCGCGAGCGCACCCGCGACGAGCTGCGCGCCCTGCTCAAGAGCCTGGGGATGACGGCCATCTTCGTGACCCACGACCAGGAAGAGGCGTTCGCGCTGTCGGACCGCATCGCGGTGATGGAGCGCGGCCGGCTTCAGCAGGTGGGCTCGCCCGAGGAGCTGTACGGATCGCCCGCCAATGCGTTCGTCGCGTCCTTCCTGGGGCGCGCCAACTTCCTGGATGCCACGGTGGATTCGGGGGATGGAGATCGCGCCGTCTGCCGGCTTGCGGGTGGGGCGGCGTGGACCGCGGCGCTCTCGGCGGATGCGCCCCGTGCTCCCGGCGCGCCGCTGCGGGTGATGGTGAGGCCCGAGGGGCTGGAGCTCGCCGGGACCGATGCCGCGGGCGCGCTCCCCGGCCGCGTGCTGGACCGCCGGTACGCGGGATCGGCCACGTTCTACCGCGTGGCGCTGGACGGAGGCCCCGAGGTGCTGATCCACGGTCGTCCGCACGAGGCGTCGGCTGGTGACGCGGTGCGGGTGGCGCTGCATCCGCGTGCCGAGCCGGTGGCGTATCCCGTGGAGGCGCGGTAG
- a CDS encoding extracellular solute-binding protein — MLTTARGLSILALAALTTACGGGDGRQVLTVYSPHGREMLQAFEKRFEAANPTIDLQYVDMGSQEVFDRVRSEKANPQADVWWGAPANMFEQAAADSMLQPFTPSWATAVPAEAKDPEGYWFGTYITPEVIAYNTQVVSAAEAPKDWDDVLDPRWKGKVLIRDPMASGTMRTIFGMVVQRGLRATGDTAQGFQWLRRLDANTKQYVLNPTMLYQMLARQEGHVTLWALPDIEMVRAQYPIEYTIPTSGTPLIVDAVAIVRGAPNAEAAKVFVEYIGGNAALVPAVREFFRLPARTDFPQDSMPPRLRAAQEKLVAEPMDWKLLQERGNEWMRHWDENVRNRGAR; from the coding sequence ATGCTGACCACCGCCCGCGGGCTTTCCATCCTGGCACTCGCCGCCCTCACCACCGCCTGCGGCGGCGGCGACGGCCGGCAGGTGCTCACCGTGTACTCGCCGCACGGGCGCGAAATGCTGCAGGCGTTCGAGAAGCGCTTCGAGGCCGCGAACCCCACCATCGACCTGCAGTACGTCGACATGGGATCGCAGGAGGTGTTCGACCGCGTCCGCTCGGAGAAGGCGAACCCGCAGGCCGACGTGTGGTGGGGCGCCCCGGCCAACATGTTCGAGCAGGCCGCCGCCGACTCCATGCTGCAGCCCTTCACCCCGTCGTGGGCCACGGCCGTCCCCGCCGAGGCGAAGGACCCGGAGGGATACTGGTTCGGCACCTACATCACCCCCGAGGTGATCGCGTACAACACGCAGGTGGTGTCCGCCGCCGAGGCACCCAAGGACTGGGACGACGTGCTCGATCCCAGGTGGAAGGGCAAGGTGCTCATCCGCGATCCCATGGCCAGCGGCACCATGCGCACCATCTTCGGCATGGTGGTGCAGCGCGGCCTCCGCGCCACCGGTGATACGGCGCAGGGGTTCCAGTGGCTTCGCCGGCTGGACGCCAACACCAAGCAGTACGTCCTCAATCCCACCATGCTGTACCAGATGCTGGCGCGCCAGGAAGGGCACGTGACGCTCTGGGCGCTGCCGGACATCGAGATGGTGCGCGCCCAGTACCCGATCGAGTATACCATCCCCACCAGCGGCACCCCGCTGATCGTGGATGCGGTCGCCATCGTGCGCGGCGCGCCGAACGCGGAGGCGGCCAAGGTTTTCGTGGAGTACATCGGCGGGAACGCCGCGCTGGTGCCGGCCGTGCGCGAGTTCTTCCGGCTCCCGGCGCGCACCGACTTTCCGCAGGACAGCATGCCTCCGCGCCTCCGAGCCGCCCAGGAGAAGCTGGTTGCCGAGCCGATGGACTGGAAGCTCCTCCAGGAGCGCGGCAACGAGTGGATGCGCCACTGGGACGAGAACGTCCGCAACCGCGGTGCACGGTAA
- the map gene encoding type I methionyl aminopeptidase has protein sequence MSIETHDELEGMKRAGRVVRMVIRAMEKALRPGVTTAELDEVGGRVMHREGGRSAPKMVYGFPGEVLISVNDEVVHGIPGSRVIQAGDLVKLDVTVDKDGYVADAAVTVPVAPAPERALKLAACARAAFARAMEVARVGNRVNDIGRAVEDEVRRRGFRVIRDLNGHGIGRTIHEEPSIPNYFDPRLTRRLTEGLVITVEPIVGETSGRFVEDPDGWTLRTEDGGLAAHYEHTLVITRGKPILLTAA, from the coding sequence ATGTCCATCGAAACGCATGACGAGCTGGAGGGGATGAAGCGCGCGGGGCGCGTCGTGCGGATGGTGATCCGGGCGATGGAAAAGGCGTTGCGCCCCGGCGTGACTACGGCCGAGCTGGACGAGGTCGGGGGCCGGGTGATGCACCGCGAGGGGGGACGCTCGGCGCCGAAGATGGTCTACGGGTTTCCGGGCGAGGTGCTGATCAGCGTGAACGACGAGGTGGTGCACGGCATTCCGGGGAGCCGCGTGATCCAGGCCGGCGACCTGGTGAAGCTGGACGTGACGGTGGACAAGGACGGCTACGTGGCCGACGCCGCCGTAACGGTGCCGGTGGCCCCCGCGCCGGAGCGCGCGCTGAAGCTGGCGGCGTGCGCACGGGCCGCGTTCGCCCGGGCGATGGAGGTGGCGCGCGTGGGGAACCGCGTGAACGACATCGGCCGGGCGGTGGAAGACGAGGTGCGCCGCCGGGGCTTCCGCGTGATCCGCGACCTGAACGGCCACGGCATCGGCCGGACGATCCATGAAGAGCCCAGCATTCCCAACTACTTCGATCCCCGCCTCACGCGTAGGCTGACGGAGGGGCTGGTGATCACGGTGGAGCCGATCGTGGGAGAAACGTCGGGCCGCTTCGTGGAGGACCCCGACGGCTGGACCCTGCGCACGGAGGACGGCGGACTGGCCGCGCACTACGAGCACACGCTCGTGATCACGCGAGGCAAGCCGATCCTGCTGACGGCCGCCTGA